From the Phycisphaerales bacterium AB-hyl4 genome, one window contains:
- a CDS encoding SdpI family protein has protein sequence MNWLDPFFLTIGSSALIFLIVGLLQKRFPPAKINPYYGYRTPSSMRSQERWHFAQRYSASVMIRMGATVAPFAIVGLFMTWPPVTSAIVALAVVGAMVAILLVGTERAIRHRFEV, from the coding sequence ATGAACTGGCTCGACCCGTTCTTCCTGACGATTGGTTCATCGGCATTGATCTTTCTCATTGTCGGCCTGCTGCAGAAACGTTTCCCGCCGGCAAAGATCAATCCGTACTATGGCTACCGCACCCCATCGTCGATGCGATCACAGGAGCGATGGCACTTCGCTCAGCGATATTCCGCTTCCGTCATGATCCGAATGGGCGCAACGGTGGCACCGTTCGCGATTGTGGGACTGTTTATGACATGGCCACCTGTGACCTCAGCGATCGTCGCCTTGGCTGTGGTGGGAGCGATGGTGGCCATCCTGCTCGTCGGCACCGAGCGGGCCATTCGCCATCGCTTCGAGGTTTGA
- a CDS encoding DUF695 domain-containing protein, translating into MSEFHITIPEERHVLVEFQQDNMPGLATINGSLSRFEPKAVFAWHLSLMIQLKHLADRSMPSIAEQEEMYAFGDTLDTVFKGSDQDKPNALFLARITWNGTHELIYRVYDPELPNAYLIELAKQDESPRPFDYRIDNDPAWELARWHMESAEHRAPPPMET; encoded by the coding sequence ATGTCCGAATTCCATATCACCATTCCTGAGGAACGCCATGTGCTTGTGGAGTTCCAGCAAGACAACATGCCCGGCTTGGCAACAATCAACGGATCACTCTCCCGCTTCGAACCTAAAGCGGTCTTCGCTTGGCACCTGTCGTTGATGATTCAGTTGAAGCACCTCGCCGATCGTAGCATGCCATCGATAGCCGAGCAGGAGGAGATGTACGCCTTTGGCGACACTTTGGATACCGTGTTTAAAGGCAGTGACCAGGACAAGCCCAATGCACTTTTTCTCGCGAGAATCACATGGAATGGAACACATGAGTTGATCTACCGGGTTTACGACCCGGAGCTGCCGAACGCCTATCTGATCGAGCTTGCCAAGCAGGACGAATCTCCACGTCCGTTCGACTACCGTATCGACAACGATCCTGCATGGGAGTTGGCACGCTGGCACATGGAGTCCGCCGAGCACCGGGCTCCGCCTCCAATGGAAACGTAA
- the uvrB gene encoding excinuclease ABC subunit UvrB, with protein sequence MPTPDRFQLVSEYQPTGDQPAAIDALTQGLNEGRPHQTLLGATGTGKTFTMANVIERVNKPTLVISHNKTLAAQLYEEFKELFPHNAVSYFVSYYDYYQPEAYIPQRDIYIEKDASRNDDLDRLRLAATSSLVSRNDVLVVASVSCIFGLGSPEEYKQRVVSLRVGQTINRRDMLRALADLQYSRSEYELARGKFRVRGDVVEIFPAAEEFAYRVELFGDEIESLAAIHPTSGELLADEKAVFIYPAVHYVMPENQLDQAVDSITQELEYQTGKLRSQGKLLEAQRLQARTKYDLEMIQEVGYCSGIENYSRHLDGRPPGSRPYTLLDYFMLDRHGSNNPKSEIQNSKFSDWLLLIDESHVTIPQLHAMYHGDKQRKQVLVDHGFRLPSAMDNRPLTFEEIEKLWPQTIFVSATPAKYELEKCHGEIVEQIIRPTGLVDPIIEVRPAATQVPDLIELCKARTANGQRVLVTTLTKRMAEDLTRYLDEADIKCRYLHSDVETLDRVQILRELREGEYDVLVGVNLLREGLDLPEVSAVAILDADKSGFLRSPTSLIQQIGRAARNVDAFVVLYADEVTPGMQMAIDETNRRRDKQLAYNAEHNITPQTIKKAIRMGIELELRARKTAREAIGAESEEEYDREQVIAEIEAQMLEAAQMLEFEKAAALRDKLKQVKDSPDMGKIKVSRNGEPKAKPGSPGSKAGKPRKKKRSTQ encoded by the coding sequence ATGCCCACCCCCGACCGCTTCCAGCTTGTCAGCGAATACCAGCCCACCGGCGACCAGCCCGCCGCCATCGACGCCCTCACACAAGGCCTCAACGAAGGCAGGCCCCACCAGACCCTCCTCGGCGCCACCGGCACGGGCAAGACCTTCACGATGGCCAACGTCATCGAACGCGTCAACAAGCCCACCCTCGTCATCAGCCACAACAAAACCCTCGCCGCCCAGCTCTACGAAGAGTTCAAAGAGCTCTTCCCCCACAACGCCGTCTCCTACTTCGTCAGCTACTACGACTACTACCAGCCCGAAGCCTACATCCCCCAACGCGACATCTACATCGAAAAAGACGCCTCCCGCAACGACGACCTCGACCGTCTCCGCCTCGCCGCCACCAGCAGCCTCGTCTCGCGCAATGACGTACTCGTCGTCGCCTCCGTCTCCTGCATCTTCGGCCTCGGCTCGCCCGAAGAATACAAGCAACGCGTCGTCTCCCTCCGCGTCGGCCAGACCATCAACCGCCGCGACATGCTCCGCGCTCTCGCAGACCTCCAATACAGCCGAAGCGAATACGAGCTCGCCCGCGGCAAGTTCCGCGTCCGCGGCGACGTCGTCGAAATCTTCCCTGCCGCAGAAGAATTCGCCTACCGCGTCGAACTCTTCGGCGACGAAATCGAGTCCCTCGCCGCCATCCACCCGACCTCCGGCGAACTGCTCGCCGACGAAAAAGCCGTCTTCATCTACCCCGCCGTCCACTACGTCATGCCCGAAAACCAGCTCGACCAGGCCGTCGACTCCATCACGCAGGAACTCGAATACCAGACCGGCAAGCTCCGCAGCCAGGGCAAACTCCTCGAAGCCCAACGCCTCCAGGCCCGCACCAAATACGACCTCGAAATGATTCAGGAAGTCGGCTACTGCTCCGGCATCGAAAACTACTCCCGCCACCTCGACGGCCGCCCCCCCGGATCACGCCCCTACACCCTCCTCGACTACTTCATGCTCGACCGCCACGGATCAAACAATCCGAAATCCGAAATCCAAAATTCGAAATTCTCCGACTGGCTGCTATTGATCGACGAATCCCACGTCACCATCCCCCAGCTCCACGCCATGTACCACGGCGACAAGCAGCGCAAACAAGTCCTCGTCGACCACGGCTTCCGCCTGCCCTCCGCCATGGACAACCGCCCGCTCACCTTCGAAGAAATCGAAAAGCTCTGGCCGCAAACCATCTTCGTCTCCGCCACCCCCGCGAAGTACGAACTCGAAAAATGCCACGGCGAAATCGTCGAGCAGATCATCCGACCCACCGGCCTCGTCGACCCCATCATCGAAGTCCGACCCGCCGCCACGCAAGTGCCCGACCTCATCGAACTATGCAAGGCCCGCACCGCCAACGGCCAACGCGTCCTCGTCACCACCCTCACCAAGCGCATGGCCGAGGACCTCACCCGCTACCTCGACGAAGCCGACATCAAATGCCGCTACCTCCATAGCGACGTCGAAACGCTCGACCGCGTGCAGATCCTCCGCGAGCTGCGCGAAGGCGAATACGACGTCCTCGTCGGCGTCAACCTGCTGCGCGAAGGCCTCGACCTGCCGGAGGTTTCCGCCGTCGCCATTCTCGACGCCGACAAATCGGGTTTTCTGCGCAGCCCGACCAGTCTCATCCAGCAGATCGGCCGCGCCGCCCGCAACGTCGACGCCTTCGTCGTCCTCTACGCCGACGAAGTCACGCCCGGCATGCAGATGGCCATCGACGAAACCAACCGCCGCCGCGACAAGCAGCTCGCCTACAACGCCGAGCACAACATCACGCCACAGACGATCAAGAAAGCCATCCGCATGGGCATCGAGCTCGAACTCCGCGCCCGCAAGACAGCTCGCGAAGCCATCGGTGCGGAATCGGAAGAGGAGTATGACCGCGAACAGGTCATCGCCGAGATCGAAGCGCAAATGCTCGAAGCCGCCCAGATGCTCGAATTCGAAAAAGCCGCCGCCCTTCGCGACAAGCTCAAGCAGGTCAAAGACTCACCCGACATGGGCAAGATCAAAGTAAGCCGCAACGGCGAACCCAAAGCCAAGCCCGGCTCGCCAGGATCAAAGGCCGGCAAGCCACGGAAAAAGAAACGCAGCACCCAATAA
- a CDS encoding aldehyde dehydrogenase family protein has protein sequence MLDLDTTHPYFIGGEPLTPNRGMAVLDKYRGVPVTRVARADAKAVSQAICRAAAAAQEMRALDVYQRQSILRKLASLVKQRREELAELICVEAGKPIVVARAEVQRAVDTFKSAAEACGQVSGEVLPMDLTERGSQHVGMTMRVPVGPCALITPFNFPLNLVVHKVAPAIAAGCPFVLKPSPQTPLCAIALGQMLRETALPPGSWSIVTCSNEDAAALVEDDRIRLLSFTGSDLVGWQLKAKAAKKKVVLELGGNAAVIVDRDWDMADALERITFGAFYQSGQSCISVQRIIVHDDVYEHFRHRFVEGARRLKMGDPREEETIIGPMISEQAAERLESRVNAAVEQGGRVLCGGGRKGAMFEPTVLEAVPEACELVSEEAFGPVAVLSRFREFKHALAEVNRSRFGLQAGVFTRDMVKAHQAWDELEVGAVLIGEIPSWRADHMPYGGVKDSGIGREGPRYAMEAMTELRLMVVRR, from the coding sequence TTGCTCGATCTGGATACGACACATCCGTATTTCATTGGTGGTGAACCGCTGACGCCGAACCGGGGGATGGCGGTGCTGGACAAATATCGCGGGGTGCCGGTGACGCGGGTGGCGCGGGCGGACGCGAAGGCGGTGAGCCAGGCGATCTGCCGAGCGGCAGCGGCGGCGCAGGAGATGCGGGCGCTGGACGTGTATCAAAGGCAGTCGATCTTGCGAAAGCTTGCGTCGCTGGTGAAGCAGCGGCGGGAGGAGTTGGCGGAGCTGATCTGCGTGGAGGCGGGCAAGCCGATCGTGGTGGCGCGGGCGGAAGTGCAGCGGGCGGTGGACACGTTCAAGTCGGCGGCGGAGGCGTGCGGCCAGGTGTCGGGCGAGGTGCTGCCGATGGATCTGACGGAGCGGGGGTCGCAGCATGTGGGGATGACGATGCGGGTGCCGGTGGGGCCTTGCGCGTTGATCACGCCGTTCAACTTTCCGCTGAACCTGGTGGTGCACAAGGTTGCGCCGGCGATCGCGGCGGGTTGTCCGTTTGTGCTCAAGCCATCACCTCAGACGCCGTTGTGTGCGATTGCGCTGGGGCAGATGTTGCGGGAGACGGCGTTGCCGCCGGGCTCGTGGTCGATCGTGACGTGTTCGAACGAAGACGCGGCGGCGCTGGTGGAGGACGACCGGATTCGGCTGCTGTCGTTTACCGGGTCGGACCTGGTGGGCTGGCAGTTGAAGGCGAAGGCGGCGAAGAAGAAGGTGGTGCTGGAGCTTGGGGGCAATGCGGCGGTGATCGTTGACCGGGACTGGGACATGGCGGACGCGCTGGAGCGGATTACGTTCGGGGCGTTTTACCAGTCGGGGCAAAGCTGCATCAGTGTGCAGCGGATCATCGTGCATGATGATGTGTATGAGCATTTTCGCCATCGCTTCGTGGAAGGAGCGCGTCGGCTGAAGATGGGCGACCCGCGCGAGGAAGAGACGATCATCGGGCCGATGATTTCCGAGCAGGCGGCGGAGCGGTTGGAATCGCGCGTGAACGCGGCGGTGGAGCAGGGGGGGCGGGTGTTGTGTGGCGGGGGTCGCAAGGGTGCGATGTTTGAGCCGACGGTGCTGGAGGCCGTGCCGGAGGCGTGCGAGCTGGTGAGCGAAGAGGCGTTCGGGCCGGTGGCGGTGCTGTCGCGATTTCGTGAGTTCAAGCATGCGCTGGCGGAGGTGAACCGCAGCCGATTCGGCTTGCAGGCGGGTGTGTTTACGCGCGACATGGTTAAGGCGCATCAGGCGTGGGATGAGCTTGAGGTTGGCGCGGTGTTAATTGGCGAGATACCGTCGTGGCGAGCGGACCACATGCCGTATGGCGGCGTGAAGGATTCGGGCATCGGCCGAGAGGGTCCGCGTTATGCGATGGAAGCGATGACGGAGCTTCGTTTGATGGTGGTTCGTCGGTGA
- the deoC gene encoding deoxyribose-phosphate aldolase yields the protein MTLAATIDHTNLKPEATLADIDRLCDEALAHGFASVCVNGHYAAHVANRLKASPVKACVVVGFPLGAMKAMIKAIEATSACKEGAQEIDFVAHLPHLLAEDSQAAEREYLELTRAVRSVNPDVVVKLIIESAALMKDVDDETAERRIAVACRAAQNAGCDFVKTSTGFHPAGGATAEAVRLMKQHAGPMQVKASGGIRNADDAHTMLNAGATRLGCSAGVAIVQGQPTPDTGY from the coding sequence ATGACCCTCGCCGCCACCATCGACCACACCAACCTCAAGCCCGAAGCCACCCTCGCCGACATCGACCGCCTCTGCGACGAGGCCCTCGCCCACGGCTTCGCCAGCGTCTGCGTCAACGGCCACTACGCCGCACACGTCGCCAACCGCCTCAAAGCCAGCCCCGTCAAAGCCTGCGTCGTCGTCGGCTTCCCCCTCGGCGCGATGAAAGCCATGATCAAAGCCATCGAAGCCACCAGCGCCTGCAAAGAAGGCGCCCAGGAAATCGACTTCGTCGCACACCTGCCCCACCTGCTCGCCGAAGACAGCCAGGCCGCCGAGCGCGAGTACCTTGAGCTCACCCGAGCCGTACGCTCCGTCAACCCCGACGTGGTGGTCAAGCTCATCATCGAGTCTGCCGCACTGATGAAAGATGTGGATGATGAAACAGCCGAGCGCCGCATCGCCGTCGCCTGCCGCGCCGCGCAGAACGCCGGCTGCGACTTCGTCAAAACCTCCACCGGCTTCCACCCCGCCGGCGGCGCAACCGCCGAAGCCGTCCGCCTCATGAAACAACACGCCGGCCCGATGCAGGTCAAAGCCTCTGGCGGCATCCGCAACGCCGACGACGCCCACACCATGCTCAACGCCGGCGCCACCCGCCTCGGCTGCTCCGCCGGCGTCGCCATCGTCCAGGGCCAACCCACCCCCGACACCGGCTACTGA
- a CDS encoding alpha/beta hydrolase, with protein MGLLLLLLLALLLILTAGAFAIACRLRRPPRKTYAVALARGLPTDPEQIGRPSTELTLRLANGHDSPAWLIPGDQPQGPVVILIHGFGDSRLGQLTWAHLFTPHASQLLLFDLPGHGEADGTCQLGTREADDIINILDQIDTTQGVVLFGYSMGAGIAIAAAASQDPRIKAVIADGPYPRWHQPVANFLRARRWPVVLLLPLTAVALRLLNPRWQPYDRVEQARHLSCPLLVLHGRHDPICHYDDAVTIASAAPQGQLIEFPDSSHLDLAHRDETRYRTALKNLFDNLN; from the coding sequence ATGGGACTGCTTCTCCTACTACTGCTCGCCTTGCTGCTCATCTTAACTGCCGGGGCCTTCGCCATCGCCTGCCGATTGCGCCGTCCGCCACGCAAGACCTACGCAGTTGCCCTCGCGCGTGGATTGCCCACCGACCCGGAACAAATCGGCAGACCTTCCACCGAACTCACCCTCCGCCTCGCCAACGGCCACGACAGCCCCGCCTGGCTCATCCCCGGCGATCAACCCCAAGGCCCTGTCGTCATCCTCATCCACGGCTTCGGCGATTCACGCCTCGGCCAACTCACCTGGGCCCATCTCTTCACACCCCACGCCAGCCAACTGCTCCTCTTCGACCTCCCCGGACACGGCGAAGCGGACGGCACCTGTCAACTCGGCACGCGCGAGGCCGACGACATCATCAACATCCTCGACCAGATCGACACCACCCAGGGCGTCGTCCTCTTCGGCTACTCCATGGGCGCCGGCATCGCCATCGCCGCCGCCGCCTCACAAGACCCGCGCATCAAAGCCGTCATCGCCGACGGCCCCTACCCGCGATGGCATCAGCCGGTCGCCAATTTCCTCCGCGCCCGCCGCTGGCCGGTCGTCCTCCTGCTGCCGCTTACCGCCGTCGCCCTCCGCCTGCTCAACCCCCGCTGGCAGCCTTACGACCGCGTCGAGCAGGCCCGCCACCTTTCATGCCCCCTGCTCGTCCTCCACGGCCGACACGACCCCATCTGCCACTACGACGACGCCGTCACCATCGCCAGCGCCGCCCCGCAAGGCCAGCTCATCGAATTCCCCGACAGCAGCCATCTCGATCTGGCCCACCGCGACGAAACCCGCTACCGTACCGCCCTCAAGAACCTCTTCGACAATCTGAACTGA
- the sucC gene encoding ADP-forming succinate--CoA ligase subunit beta: protein MKIHEYQSRELMQQFGIAVPGGVVIDNASEAAKAYEQVCKEENVTLAVVKAQVHAGGRGKGGGVKLVRSADEAKQAAEAILSKPLITPQTGPEGVVVQKLLIAAGVDIEKEYYLGMAVDRKTGLPVLIASSEGGVEIEEVAKHTPDAIIRESIDPQAGLHGYQARKVAFQVGFKGQQIKQASKIMAQLVRLFIETDASLAEINPLVVTPADSDNPDGRVLAIDAKISFDDNAMFRQKQIQEYHDPTEEDARELQANKFALNYIALDGNIGCLVNGAGLAMATMDIVKLHGGEPANFLDVGGSASEEAVTEAFRIILSDDKVQGVLVNIFGGIMQCDRIARAIVASAKSVGFKVPLVVRLEGTNVEEARKILEAAKGDIPTMQIGTDLTEAAKKITAAVGAPQPA, encoded by the coding sequence ATGAAGATCCACGAATACCAGTCGCGTGAATTGATGCAGCAGTTCGGTATCGCCGTCCCCGGCGGCGTTGTCATCGACAACGCTAGCGAAGCCGCCAAGGCCTACGAGCAAGTCTGCAAGGAAGAAAACGTCACCCTCGCTGTCGTCAAGGCACAGGTCCACGCCGGCGGCCGCGGCAAGGGCGGCGGCGTCAAGCTCGTCCGCTCTGCCGACGAAGCGAAGCAGGCTGCCGAGGCCATCCTCAGCAAGCCGCTCATCACGCCGCAGACCGGCCCCGAAGGCGTCGTGGTGCAAAAGCTGCTCATCGCCGCCGGCGTCGACATCGAAAAAGAGTACTACCTCGGCATGGCTGTCGACCGCAAGACCGGCTTGCCCGTGCTCATCGCCTCGTCGGAAGGCGGCGTCGAGATCGAAGAGGTCGCGAAGCACACCCCCGACGCCATCATCCGCGAATCCATCGACCCCCAGGCCGGCCTCCACGGCTACCAGGCCCGCAAGGTCGCCTTCCAGGTCGGCTTCAAGGGACAGCAGATCAAGCAGGCCAGCAAGATCATGGCCCAGCTCGTCCGCCTCTTCATCGAAACCGACGCCAGCCTCGCCGAGATCAACCCCCTCGTCGTCACCCCCGCCGACAGCGACAACCCCGACGGCCGCGTGCTCGCCATCGACGCCAAGATCAGCTTCGATGACAACGCCATGTTCCGTCAGAAGCAGATCCAGGAATACCACGACCCCACCGAGGAAGACGCCCGCGAACTCCAGGCCAACAAGTTCGCCCTCAACTACATCGCACTCGACGGCAACATCGGCTGCCTCGTCAACGGCGCAGGCCTCGCCATGGCCACCATGGACATCGTCAAGCTCCACGGCGGCGAGCCCGCCAACTTCCTCGACGTCGGCGGCTCCGCCAGCGAAGAAGCCGTCACCGAAGCATTCCGCATCATCCTCAGCGATGACAAAGTCCAGGGCGTGCTCGTCAACATCTTCGGCGGCATCATGCAATGCGACCGCATCGCACGCGCCATCGTCGCCAGTGCCAAGTCCGTCGGCTTCAAGGTCCCGCTCGTCGTCCGACTCGAAGGCACGAACGTCGAGGAAGCACGCAAAATCCTCGAAGCTGCCAAGGGCGACATCCCCACCATGCAGATCGGCACGGACCTCACCGAGGCCGCCAAAAAGATCACCGCCGCCGTGGGCGCCCCCCAACCCGCGTAA
- the galE gene encoding UDP-glucose 4-epimerase GalE, translating to MNVLVTGGAGYIGSHAVKHLREQGHHVVVLDNLHRGHRAALDAIEQASGKHVPFEELDLRHTEAVTSALVHHKIDCVMHFAALAYVGESVTEPLTYYDNNTAGTLSLLQAMHDAGVRRLVFSSTCATYGEPASMPIVETMPQSPINPYGWSKLFVERILIDYANANKDFAFAALRYFNVAGSAADGTIGEDHEPETHLIPIILEVALGQREHVTIFGEDYDTPDGTCIRDYIHVEDLVAAHSMVMQKLNPADQRFYNLGIGQGYSVKQIVDAAREVTGRDIPAQMGPRRPGDPPSLYANADKLRTEVGWTPSYTDIHRVIETAWRWYRNHPDGYAQP from the coding sequence ATGAACGTGTTGGTCACAGGCGGTGCCGGCTACATCGGCTCACACGCAGTCAAACATCTACGCGAGCAGGGCCACCACGTCGTCGTGCTCGACAACCTCCACCGAGGCCACCGCGCCGCACTCGACGCCATCGAACAGGCCAGCGGCAAGCACGTACCCTTCGAAGAGCTCGACCTTCGCCACACCGAAGCCGTAACCAGCGCGCTCGTTCACCACAAGATCGACTGCGTCATGCACTTCGCAGCGCTCGCCTACGTCGGCGAGTCCGTCACCGAGCCGCTGACCTACTACGACAACAACACCGCAGGCACGCTCAGCCTCCTCCAGGCCATGCACGACGCCGGCGTCCGCAGACTCGTCTTCAGCTCCACCTGCGCAACCTATGGCGAACCGGCCTCCATGCCCATCGTCGAAACCATGCCCCAAAGCCCCATCAACCCCTACGGCTGGTCAAAGCTCTTCGTCGAACGCATCCTCATCGACTACGCCAACGCCAACAAAGACTTCGCCTTCGCCGCCCTCCGCTACTTCAACGTCGCAGGCTCCGCCGCGGACGGAACCATCGGCGAAGACCACGAGCCCGAAACACACCTCATCCCCATCATCCTCGAAGTCGCGCTCGGCCAACGCGAACACGTCACCATCTTCGGCGAAGACTACGACACGCCCGACGGCACGTGCATCCGCGACTACATCCACGTCGAAGACCTCGTCGCCGCACACAGCATGGTCATGCAGAAACTCAATCCCGCCGACCAGCGCTTCTACAACCTCGGCATCGGCCAGGGCTACAGCGTCAAGCAGATCGTCGACGCCGCCCGCGAAGTCACCGGCCGCGACATCCCCGCCCAAATGGGCCCCCGCCGCCCCGGCGATCCGCCAAGCCTCTACGCCAACGCCGACAAACTCCGCACCGAAGTCGGCTGGACACCCAGCTACACCGACATCCATCGCGTCATCGAAACCGCATGGCGCTGGTATCGCAATCACCCCGACGGATACGCCCAGCCATGA
- a CDS encoding DUF368 domain-containing protein, producing MQPESKSTPAPAGTPGSPGTPGTPAVPAVPAAASLARLAAPLLAVRAALGGFLMGLANLVPGISGGTMLVAAGIYPQFVQAIANATRLRFTRHSLLVLIIVAFAAVVGIVGLAGLLGQLVVEQTWIMYSLFIGLTLGGVPVVWAMSPKRDGPFWIGAAAGFAAMAALAFVQMMRVGEDGPDSSGFILMFIAGTVGAGAMILPGLSGGYLLLVLGVYVTILNAIDQTRQAVQAADWAALREPVLSVVLPVALGVFIGIVVIANALKFVLDRFPRITLGVLLGLLLGAVVGLWPFQHGVPPEAGEMLKGQPVVLVDDQLFFENTGRPVEPKDYPRQFFEPDAAQVIGSLTLTVVGLAITGLVARLGRKR from the coding sequence ATGCAACCCGAGTCAAAGTCCACCCCCGCGCCCGCCGGCACCCCCGGAAGCCCCGGCACCCCCGGCACCCCTGCTGTCCCTGCCGTCCCTGCCGCCGCCAGTCTCGCCCGCCTCGCGGCGCCGCTGCTGGCCGTGCGAGCCGCGCTCGGCGGGTTTCTCATGGGGCTCGCCAACCTCGTGCCCGGCATCAGCGGCGGCACGATGCTCGTCGCCGCCGGCATCTATCCGCAATTCGTCCAGGCCATCGCCAACGCCACCCGCCTGCGCTTCACCCGCCACAGCCTGCTCGTGCTCATCATCGTCGCCTTCGCCGCCGTCGTCGGCATCGTCGGCCTCGCCGGACTGCTGGGCCAACTCGTCGTCGAGCAAACCTGGATCATGTACAGCCTCTTCATCGGCCTCACCCTCGGCGGCGTGCCCGTCGTCTGGGCGATGTCACCCAAACGCGACGGCCCGTTCTGGATCGGCGCAGCAGCGGGCTTCGCCGCCATGGCAGCGCTCGCCTTCGTGCAGATGATGCGCGTCGGCGAAGACGGCCCCGACAGCAGCGGTTTCATCCTCATGTTCATCGCCGGCACGGTCGGCGCCGGCGCGATGATCCTCCCCGGACTCAGCGGCGGATACCTCCTGCTCGTGCTCGGCGTCTACGTCACCATCCTCAACGCCATCGACCAGACACGACAGGCCGTGCAAGCCGCCGACTGGGCCGCCCTCCGCGAACCGGTGCTAAGCGTCGTCCTCCCCGTCGCACTCGGCGTCTTCATCGGCATCGTCGTCATCGCCAACGCCCTCAAATTCGTCCTCGACCGCTTCCCACGCATCACCCTCGGCGTCCTGCTCGGCCTGCTGCTCGGCGCGGTCGTCGGCCTATGGCCCTTCCAACACGGCGTGCCCCCCGAAGCCGGCGAAATGCTCAAGGGCCAACCCGTCGTCCTCGTCGACGATCAACTTTTCTTCGAAAACACCGGCCGACCCGTCGAGCCCAAAGACTACCCACGCCAGTTCTTCGAGCCCGACGCCGCCCAGGTCATCGGATCCCTGACGCTCACCGTCGTCGGCCTCGCCATCACCGGCCTCGTCGCCCGCCTCGGCCGCAAGCGCTAG